The following proteins come from a genomic window of Pyramidobacter piscolens W5455:
- the rpsG gene encoding 30S ribosomal protein S7, translating to MPRKGHIKKRETIADATYNSVVVTKFINTLMLDGKKSTAEGIMYGALEKAAEKLKVEPMALFEKAMENVKPAVEVRSRRVGGATYQVPVEVAPARAQALAIRWIISYARSKKGMPMAERLARELMDAYNNEGSSVKKREDTHKMAEANRAFAHYRW from the coding sequence ATGCCGCGTAAAGGGCATATCAAAAAACGTGAAACCATCGCTGATGCGACCTATAACAGCGTTGTCGTCACGAAGTTCATCAATACTCTGATGCTTGACGGCAAGAAGAGCACGGCGGAGGGCATTATGTACGGAGCTCTCGAAAAAGCCGCCGAGAAGCTGAAAGTTGAGCCTATGGCTCTGTTCGAGAAGGCTATGGAAAACGTCAAGCCCGCGGTCGAGGTCCGTTCCCGCCGCGTCGGCGGCGCGACCTATCAGGTCCCCGTCGAAGTCGCGCCTGCGCGTGCGCAGGCGTTGGCCATCCGCTGGATCATTTCCTATGCGCGCAGCAAAAAAGGCATGCCTATGGCGGAGCGTCTTGCCCGCGAACTGATGGACGCCTACAACAATGAAGGCAGCTCCGTCAAAAAGCGCGAAGACACTCACAAGATGGCTGAGGCCAACAGAGCCTTCGCTCATTACCGTTGGTAG
- the rpsL gene encoding 30S ribosomal protein S12: MPTINQLVRKGRVAATYKSASPALQNSPVRRGVCTRVYTVTPKKPNSALRKVARVRLTNGIEVTSYIPGVGHNLQEHSVVLVRGGRVKDLPGVRYHIVRGALDCGGVADRKRSRSKYGARRPK; the protein is encoded by the coding sequence GTGCCAACAATCAATCAGCTCGTGCGTAAGGGACGCGTCGCTGCGACCTACAAGTCGGCGTCTCCCGCGCTGCAGAACTCGCCCGTTCGCCGCGGCGTCTGCACCCGTGTCTACACCGTGACTCCCAAGAAGCCCAACTCGGCTCTTCGTAAGGTGGCCCGTGTCCGTTTGACCAACGGCATTGAAGTTACGTCCTACATCCCCGGCGTCGGACACAATCTGCAGGAGCACTCGGTGGTCCTCGTGCGCGGCGGTCGTGTTAAAGATCTTCCCGGCGTCCGCTACCACATTGTCCGCGGAGCTCTCGACTGCGGTGGCGTTGCCGATCGCAAGCGCAGCCGCTCCAAGTACGGCGCTCGCCGCCCCAAGTAA